A genomic segment from Myxococcus stipitatus encodes:
- a CDS encoding amidase, whose protein sequence is MDPFVSLDGTAQAELVRRREVTPLELVDAAIARIERCNPKLNAVVQTQFDAAREQAKGPLPEGPFTGVPFLLKDLLAAQRGQPLTGGSRFMKDFVPDHDSELVKRHLRAGLVVLGKTNTSELGLLPTTESALYGPCRNPWDVTRSAGGSSGGAAAAVASGMVPFAHASDGGGSIRIPASCCGLFGLKPTRGRNPTGPDLADAYHWLVADHAITRTVRDSAALLDATEGPDVGAPVFAPPRSRPYLMEVGAPPGRLRIGLSLRNAMGAPVHPECLAAVATAARRLEGLGHSVIEANLHLPGEEDLGQHFMTAWAAGVVHGLEAAARRMGREPDPTEVEPFTWALYQFGLAQGLSGYLRSQEELLRFSRAFAHRFEEVDAWLLPTVTEPAPTLGSFATPPGEPLQPLFHAATFTPYCPMANMAGNPAMSVPLHWSPEGLPIGVQFIGRFGDEATLFRLAAQLEAAHPWTHRRPAVSA, encoded by the coding sequence ATGGACCCCTTCGTCAGTCTCGATGGCACCGCGCAGGCCGAACTCGTCCGCCGCCGGGAGGTCACGCCGCTGGAGCTGGTGGACGCGGCCATCGCCCGCATCGAGCGGTGCAACCCCAAGCTCAACGCCGTGGTCCAGACCCAGTTCGACGCCGCGCGGGAACAGGCGAAGGGCCCGCTTCCGGAGGGGCCCTTCACCGGCGTGCCCTTCCTCCTCAAGGACCTGCTCGCCGCCCAGCGGGGCCAGCCGCTCACCGGCGGCTCGCGCTTCATGAAGGACTTCGTGCCGGACCACGACAGCGAGCTGGTGAAGCGACACCTGCGCGCGGGGCTGGTGGTGCTGGGCAAGACGAATACGTCCGAGCTGGGCCTCCTGCCCACCACCGAGAGCGCGCTGTACGGCCCGTGCCGCAACCCATGGGATGTGACGCGGTCGGCGGGGGGCTCCAGCGGCGGCGCGGCGGCGGCGGTCGCCAGCGGCATGGTGCCCTTCGCGCACGCGTCGGACGGCGGCGGCTCCATCCGCATCCCCGCGTCGTGCTGCGGCCTCTTCGGCCTCAAGCCCACCCGGGGCCGCAACCCCACCGGGCCGGACCTCGCGGACGCCTATCACTGGCTGGTGGCGGACCACGCCATCACGCGCACGGTGCGAGACAGCGCCGCGCTGCTCGACGCCACGGAGGGGCCCGACGTCGGCGCCCCCGTGTTCGCGCCGCCCAGGAGCCGGCCCTACCTGATGGAGGTCGGCGCCCCGCCGGGCCGCCTGCGCATCGGCCTGTCGCTGCGCAATGCCATGGGCGCCCCCGTCCACCCCGAGTGCCTGGCCGCCGTCGCCACCGCCGCGCGCAGGCTGGAGGGCCTGGGACACTCCGTCATCGAGGCGAACCTGCACCTGCCCGGCGAGGAGGACCTGGGCCAGCACTTCATGACCGCCTGGGCCGCGGGCGTCGTCCACGGGCTGGAGGCCGCGGCCCGGCGCATGGGCCGCGAGCCGGACCCGACGGAGGTCGAGCCCTTCACCTGGGCCCTCTATCAGTTCGGCCTGGCGCAGGGGCTCTCCGGATACCTGCGCTCCCAGGAGGAGCTCTTGCGCTTCAGCCGCGCCTTCGCCCACCGCTTCGAGGAGGTGGACGCGTGGCTCCTGCCCACCGTCACCGAGCCCGCCCCGACGCTGGGCTCGTTCGCCACCCCGCCCGGCGAGCCGCTCCAGCCCCTGTTCCACGCCGCCACCTTCACGCCCTACTGCCCCATGGCCAACATGGCGGGCAACCCGGCGATGAGCGTCCCGCTCCACTGGAGCCCCGAGGGCCTCCCCATCGGCGTGCAGTTCATCGGACGCTTCGGCGACGAGGCCACCTTGTTCCGGCTGGCCGCGCAGCTCGAGGCCGCGCATCCCTGGACGCACCGCCGCCCCGCCGTGTCCGCCTGA
- a CDS encoding vWA domain-containing protein: MSKRLRFILGAALVFLMLAGAGVTLFGDNIRKFFGQSTAALASPVSYSGSREGASVDYGPGFQRKKMSVFLEETSARQAPQSREPAPPPNAFTLAATDALSTFAVDVDTASYVLFRRTVREGRRPHPSEVRVEEWVNYFRYRIPEPTPEEGAFHVALEAAPSPFKPRQHILKVGLQGRHVAPEQRKPTHLVFLVDTSGSMEGADRLGLAKTAMRLAVAKLNPTDTVTLSTYAGDVRTVLETTPAKQRGVIEAAIDSLRSGGGTAMGDGLELAYRHAARMAGPNRVARVVVLTDGDTNLGRNLTASDMLKAVRGYVKEGVTLSTIGFGMGNYRDDLMEKLANEGNGNCFYIDSEQEARRVFQQQLAGTLEVIAQDVKVQVEFDTAAVRGYRLLGYENRAIADRDFREDSVDAGEIGAGHTVTALYEVELTGEGERVATVRVRAKQPGGAEAAEQRFFLERSQVRETLAQASSDLRFAVAVAGTADLLRGVNTEDEDRGFSRVHSLAEDAVDGQADREEFVSLLRQVRTLASQRVATVPY; this comes from the coding sequence ATGAGCAAGCGATTGCGATTCATCCTCGGCGCCGCACTGGTGTTCCTCATGCTCGCCGGCGCGGGCGTGACGCTGTTCGGCGACAACATCCGGAAGTTCTTCGGTCAAAGCACCGCCGCCCTGGCGAGCCCCGTCTCGTACAGCGGCAGCCGCGAGGGCGCGTCCGTCGACTATGGCCCGGGCTTCCAGCGCAAGAAGATGAGCGTGTTCCTCGAGGAGACCTCCGCGCGGCAGGCGCCCCAGTCGCGCGAGCCCGCCCCGCCGCCCAATGCCTTCACGCTCGCCGCGACCGATGCCCTGTCCACCTTCGCGGTCGACGTGGACACGGCCTCCTACGTCCTCTTCCGCCGCACCGTGCGCGAGGGCCGACGCCCCCATCCTTCCGAGGTCCGCGTCGAGGAGTGGGTGAACTACTTCCGCTACCGCATCCCGGAGCCCACGCCGGAGGAAGGCGCCTTCCATGTCGCGCTGGAGGCGGCCCCCTCCCCCTTCAAGCCGCGGCAACACATCCTGAAGGTCGGGCTCCAGGGCCGACACGTCGCGCCGGAGCAGCGCAAGCCCACCCACCTGGTCTTCCTGGTCGACACCAGCGGCTCCATGGAAGGCGCCGACCGTCTGGGACTCGCCAAGACGGCCATGCGGCTGGCGGTGGCGAAGCTCAACCCCACCGACACGGTCACCCTCAGCACCTACGCGGGCGACGTGCGCACGGTGCTGGAGACCACCCCGGCGAAGCAGCGCGGCGTCATCGAGGCGGCCATCGACTCGCTGCGCTCCGGCGGGGGGACCGCCATGGGCGACGGCCTCGAGCTGGCCTACCGGCACGCGGCGCGCATGGCCGGTCCGAATCGCGTCGCGCGCGTGGTGGTGCTCACCGATGGAGACACCAACCTGGGCCGCAACCTCACCGCCAGCGACATGCTGAAGGCCGTCCGCGGCTACGTGAAGGAGGGCGTGACACTCTCCACCATCGGCTTCGGCATGGGCAACTACCGCGACGACCTGATGGAGAAGCTGGCGAACGAGGGCAACGGCAACTGCTTCTACATCGACTCCGAACAGGAGGCCCGGCGCGTCTTCCAGCAGCAGCTCGCCGGCACCCTGGAGGTCATCGCCCAGGACGTGAAGGTGCAGGTGGAGTTCGACACGGCGGCCGTGCGCGGCTACCGGCTGCTGGGCTACGAGAACCGCGCCATCGCGGACCGGGACTTCCGGGAGGACTCGGTGGACGCGGGCGAGATTGGCGCCGGCCACACCGTCACCGCCCTGTACGAGGTGGAGCTGACCGGCGAGGGCGAGCGCGTGGCCACCGTGCGCGTGCGCGCGAAGCAGCCGGGCGGCGCCGAGGCCGCCGAGCAGCGCTTCTTCCTCGAGCGCTCCCAGGTGCGCGAGACGCTGGCCCAGGCCTCCTCCGACCTGCGCTTCGCCGTCGCCGTGGCGGGCACCGCGGACCTGCTGCGCGGCGTGAACACGGAGGACGAGGACCGCGGCTTCTCCCGCGTCCACTCCCTCGCCGAGGACGCCGTCGACGGCCAGGCGGACCGCGAGGAGTTCGTCTCCCTGCTGCGCCAGGTGCGCACGCTGGCGTCCCAGCGCGTCGCCACCGTGCCCTACTGA
- a CDS encoding glucosamine-6-phosphate deaminase has product MNIRVFDSEQQAATACAARLAEAVRARPSLALGLPTGRTPLNVYRELVALSAREGLDWSAVRTFNLDEFVGLPATDGGSFRAYMERHLFRHVNLTPGNIHFLDGVAEDLAAECARYDTALADVGGLGLVLLGIGANGHLAFNEPAEGLVAACHRTRLSRETRLANLMLFGDDPGRVPMEALTLGMGALLQSGRAVLLAFGEGKAEAVRAMVEGPVTPRCPASFLQLHRDVEVWLDAAAARALQ; this is encoded by the coding sequence GTGAACATCCGCGTCTTCGACTCCGAACAGCAGGCGGCCACCGCGTGCGCCGCGCGCCTCGCCGAGGCGGTCCGCGCGCGTCCGTCATTGGCGCTCGGCCTGCCCACGGGGCGCACGCCGCTCAACGTGTACCGGGAGCTGGTGGCGCTGTCCGCGCGGGAGGGGCTCGACTGGTCGGCGGTGCGCACGTTCAACCTGGACGAGTTCGTGGGCCTCCCCGCGACGGACGGTGGCAGCTTCCGCGCGTACATGGAGCGGCACCTGTTCCGGCACGTGAACCTGACGCCGGGGAACATCCACTTCCTCGATGGCGTCGCGGAGGACCTGGCGGCGGAGTGTGCCCGCTATGACACCGCGCTGGCCGACGTGGGCGGCCTGGGGCTGGTGTTGCTGGGCATCGGCGCGAACGGGCACCTGGCCTTCAACGAGCCGGCGGAGGGGCTGGTGGCCGCCTGTCACCGGACGCGCCTGAGCCGCGAGACGCGGCTGGCGAACCTGATGCTCTTCGGGGACGACCCGGGCCGCGTTCCGATGGAGGCGCTGACGCTGGGCATGGGCGCGCTGCTCCAGTCCGGGCGCGCGGTGCTGCTGGCCTTCGGCGAGGGCAAGGCGGAGGCGGTGCGGGCGATGGTCGAAGGGCCCGTCACGCCGCGCTGCCCCGCGTCCTTCCTCCAGCTCCACCGCGACGTGGAGGTGTGGCTGGACGCGGCGGCGGCGCGCGCGCTTCAGTAG
- a CDS encoding lipid-binding SYLF domain-containing protein has translation MNAEQEKTLHEEAMATLGRLERKNPELKQALERARGFAVFPSMGRASLVLGGTYGHGEVFERGKPIGFATLSQMTIGVQVGGQTFSELIFFEDRNALEDFKGGKVAFAANASAVIIKAAASGTTNYAKCTAHAYSRGGMLLEVSLGGQKFTFMPPSSEKERQAKDSEEGGGREKEASSGEGAGGGLQRWLHLRPRHPTAVAKRASEDGGGRETEDSSREDAGGGLQRWLQAHPRHRTAVVMGVSTLATLGTRLLKTRAHELRAS, from the coding sequence ATGAATGCGGAGCAGGAGAAGACGCTGCACGAGGAAGCCATGGCGACGTTGGGCCGACTCGAGCGCAAGAACCCGGAGCTGAAGCAGGCGCTCGAGCGGGCGCGGGGGTTCGCGGTCTTTCCTTCCATGGGGCGTGCCTCGCTGGTGCTCGGAGGCACCTACGGTCACGGCGAGGTCTTCGAGCGGGGCAAGCCCATCGGCTTCGCGACCCTCTCGCAGATGACCATTGGCGTGCAGGTTGGAGGGCAGACGTTCAGCGAGCTCATCTTCTTCGAGGACCGTAACGCCCTCGAGGATTTCAAGGGGGGGAAGGTGGCCTTCGCCGCCAACGCCTCCGCGGTCATCATCAAGGCCGCGGCTTCGGGGACCACCAACTACGCGAAGTGCACCGCTCACGCGTACTCGCGTGGCGGGATGTTGCTCGAGGTGTCGCTGGGAGGGCAGAAGTTCACCTTCATGCCTCCCTCGTCGGAGAAGGAACGCCAGGCGAAGGACTCCGAGGAAGGCGGTGGGCGAGAGAAGGAGGCCTCGTCGGGGGAGGGCGCTGGCGGTGGCTTGCAGCGCTGGCTCCATCTCCGTCCCCGGCATCCCACCGCGGTGGCGAAGAGGGCCTCCGAGGATGGCGGCGGGCGTGAGACGGAGGATTCGTCGAGGGAGGACGCTGGCGGCGGCTTGCAGCGCTGGCTCCAGGCCCATCCCCGGCATCGCACCGCGGTCGTGATGGGTGTGTCGACCCTGGCGACGCTTGGGACGCGGCTTTTGAAGACGCGGGCCCACGAACTCCGGGCGAGCTGA